Within Capsicum annuum cultivar UCD-10X-F1 unplaced genomic scaffold, UCD10Xv1.1 ctg10947, whole genome shotgun sequence, the genomic segment CCAAAGAAAGTTGCAGTTGCGGATTGAAGAACAAGGTAAATACCTCGAAATGATGTTTGAGAGGACGAAGGACATTGGGAAAGATTTCAAggtatcatcatcaataacagATGAACATCCTTCACCATCAACTGAGCCAAAGCATTCGCCTCCCAACGACAAATCAGAAGCACTCGAGAAAGATCCTGTCAGTTTGAACGA encodes:
- the LOC124890055 gene encoding protein PHOSPHATE STARVATION RESPONSE 1-like, coding for MGITEALRLHMEVQKQLHEQVEIQRKLQLRIEEQGKYLEMMFERTKDIGKDFKVSSSITDEHPSPSTEPKHSPPNDKSEALEKDPVSLNDRSITGQESMVETRVVHLRQNEQELRKGQIFMNLDRLICNM